TGCAGTTCCATTGGCGGTCGTACCACAGCTCGCCTTCCACTTCCCGCGGCTTGCCATCAATTTCAATTGTACCGATAGCCGTGAGGCGCGGATAGCTATAGTAGCCAGCCTGAGCCACTGGCCCGTATTTTTCGTAGCCCGTGCCGCCGTGGAGCAAGATAGCCTTGGCGGGCGTAGTGGTAAGGTTCACGGCTAAACCCCGATGGGCAGCCATGCGCGCCTGTAGACGGTAGCGGCCTTCCTGACCGCTTAAGGTCCAACGCTCATCCTTTTTCTTCATGGATAGGCTGAGCGGAAGCATGGCAGGAAGCAATTTAGGCAGCCGTTCTACCTTGTAATCGTAGCGGAATTGCTTGGTTTGTGGGTCGGTGAGAGCAAAGTTCACCATTTGATAGTCCTGCTTACCCGTGGGGTTGAAGTGGAAGAATACGTACTCCACACCATAGGTCTCACCAGTTGCCTTGTCCTTCAAATGGCCGGTGAAGTACCACCACTCCAGAGAATTACGTAGGTGAGGCGCTTCCTCTTGGGGCAGTTGAGCACGTTCGGTGAAAACGTCGTGCTTGTTGGTAGGCTTAAGCGTACAGGCAGTAGCAAAGAATAGCGATAGGGAAAGCAGCAGAATATTTCTCATACCCCGAAAGAAGGACTTTGGGGGGCAAAAGGTTTGCTGAAATCGAAGTTAGTGGCGTTGAAACGGACGGGTAGCTCGCTGCCATAGGCCACGTGGGGTATACCAGGGAGCCACATTGTAGCCACCGATCATGGCAACTTCACCCAGTAGCACGGTGTCCGGCGCCAGCTTGATAACCAGCACAGC
The window above is part of the Hymenobacter radiodurans genome. Proteins encoded here:
- a CDS encoding lipocalin family protein; protein product: MRNILLLSLSLFFATACTLKPTNKHDVFTERAQLPQEEAPHLRNSLEWWYFTGHLKDKATGETYGVEYVFFHFNPTGKQDYQMVNFALTDPQTKQFRYDYKVERLPKLLPAMLPLSLSMKKKDERWTLSGQEGRYRLQARMAAHRGLAVNLTTTPAKAILLHGGTGYEKYGPVAQAGYYSYPRLTAIGTIEIDGKPREVEGELWYDRQWNCNSVTTKDLGWDWFSVQLDEPREEIMAYQLFNKATGQTVSGGSHFGPQAQNTHLAAEDFQLETLDYWTSPTSKLRYPSKWRLRVPKQGYDLTIEPIIPDQELTLKLLPGIKMSYWEGMCRVTGTHNGKPVSGNSYVEITNRKEVKSPRTLPVESSAPSSITR